From a single Nodosilinea sp. FACHB-141 genomic region:
- a CDS encoding Crp/Fnr family transcriptional regulator, with the protein MYEPFYTFILKIFPEFGIDPTLLDPFLKDVEVKKGDFLFQQGDICNFIGFTLKGCVRVFLIKDEKERTLSFHAENQSFGDFRSFLNQEPSEFSCEVIERSRIILFDHRAMQLIEKLPDGQKFLRLHAEAFASKMRDKLTSLYMDTPEERYCKLLDNEPEIIDRVSNYHLASYLGIQPESLSRLKRRIYQRRVS; encoded by the coding sequence ATGTACGAACCGTTTTATACATTTATTCTGAAGATCTTTCCTGAATTTGGTATTGATCCCACTCTCCTGGATCCTTTTCTGAAAGATGTTGAGGTGAAGAAGGGTGATTTTTTATTTCAGCAAGGGGATATCTGCAATTTTATTGGGTTTACTTTGAAAGGTTGCGTTAGAGTCTTCCTTATCAAAGACGAAAAAGAACGTACTTTGTCTTTTCATGCTGAAAACCAAAGCTTTGGCGATTTCAGAAGTTTTCTAAATCAAGAGCCTTCCGAATTCTCGTGTGAGGTAATTGAGCGTTCTAGAATTATCCTGTTTGATCACCGTGCTATGCAGCTTATTGAGAAGCTTCCAGACGGACAGAAGTTTTTGAGGCTCCACGCTGAAGCATTTGCATCTAAGATGCGCGATAAACTAACTTCCCTTTATATGGATACTCCTGAAGAGCGTTACTGTAAACTCCTGGACAATGAACCTGAAATTATTGATCGAGTTTCTAATTATCATTTAGCATCATATCTTGGCATTCAGCCAGAATCCCTCAGTCGTTTGAAGCGGCGCATTTACCAAAGAAGAGTTTCTTAA
- a CDS encoding caspase family protein, whose translation MTEPTVDPSHVHALVVGIEQYQAGPAYDLNGPARDALGFAHWLLAHGVQPANIQLFLSPLDQNREVLAEAETQGLSPQEATRDRISRTITDRFVDRGGRERRLYVFWAGHGFITKLDTTTRRLLFADTNTRNKWNLDFDTLLQAFQTAKHGAVFPRQIFLIDACANPMFQDFYPTLQAAAAGEGFVTSGTQGQAEQFALFAAAEYAVATNLTQAGTGRFSRAVLEELQAQPLWPNMPELTSKIKANFRDQQHLEPVFWSVSLGSGDREVTDTISQRITIMPAPAIAMSGSERFQLIKTLNDLPIVEFEILVNTLNPPGGLVPPSSAAQGIRSSALLQWIEGPTGPGLNELQAVLGQVMVGASAAQKLNDSAKPSTNNISSSSKKDRLQKEIQMLEAQLERCFSKRLLTNDPDAEVKFENLENKLEQNIALKKSELESLN comes from the coding sequence ATGACCGAACCTACTGTTGACCCCAGTCATGTTCACGCCCTAGTGGTGGGCATCGAGCAGTACCAAGCAGGCCCCGCCTACGACCTCAATGGCCCTGCCCGAGATGCATTGGGTTTTGCCCATTGGTTATTAGCCCATGGGGTACAGCCCGCGAATATTCAGCTTTTTCTGTCACCGTTGGATCAAAATCGCGAGGTACTAGCCGAAGCAGAGACCCAAGGCTTAAGCCCGCAGGAGGCCACTCGGGATCGGATCAGCCGCACCATTACGGATCGCTTTGTTGATCGGGGCGGGCGGGAGAGAAGACTCTATGTATTTTGGGCGGGGCACGGGTTTATCACTAAGCTTGACACCACCACCCGACGGCTGTTATTTGCCGACACCAACACCAGAAACAAATGGAATCTGGATTTTGATACGTTGCTTCAGGCGTTTCAGACTGCTAAGCATGGGGCCGTTTTTCCTCGGCAGATTTTTCTCATTGATGCCTGTGCCAACCCAATGTTTCAAGACTTTTACCCCACCCTCCAGGCGGCGGCGGCAGGGGAGGGGTTTGTGACCAGTGGCACCCAAGGCCAGGCTGAGCAGTTTGCCCTCTTCGCGGCGGCGGAGTATGCCGTAGCGACCAACTTGACCCAGGCAGGAACGGGGCGATTTTCTCGGGCGGTGTTGGAGGAGTTGCAAGCCCAGCCCCTTTGGCCCAACATGCCGGAACTAACCAGCAAGATTAAAGCCAACTTTCGCGATCAGCAGCACCTGGAGCCAGTGTTTTGGTCGGTTTCGCTGGGTAGTGGCGATCGCGAGGTGACTGATACCATTAGCCAAAGAATAACGATTATGCCTGCGCCAGCGATCGCTATGTCTGGATCAGAACGGTTTCAATTAATCAAAACACTCAATGACCTTCCCATTGTGGAGTTCGAGATACTAGTCAACACCTTGAACCCGCCCGGTGGTCTTGTACCACCCAGTAGCGCTGCACAGGGGATACGTTCCTCGGCACTGTTGCAGTGGATCGAGGGGCCAACGGGGCCAGGCCTGAATGAGTTACAGGCGGTGCTGGGACAGGTGATGGTGGGGGCTTCAGCTGCCCAGAAGCTAAATGATTCTGCCAAGCCAAGCACTAACAATATTTCAAGTTCATCCAAAAAAGATCGCCTTCAGAAAGAGATTCAAATGTTAGAAGCTCAGCTTGAGCGATGTTTTTCGAAGCGCCTGTTAACAAACGATCCTGATGCTGAGGTTAAATTTGAGAATCTGGAGAATAAACTAGAGCAAAATATAGCCCTAAAGAAAAGCGAGCTAGAATCACTAAATTAA